aatgtAGTCTCCTTTTAGGTCGATACACTTATTCCAGCGATTTTCCAACTTTTTGATCCCATCTGAAAAGCAATTCTCCGAAAGGTCTGTAAATACTCCTCTGCAGCATCGATAATTTCCTCCCGCGAgctgaattttttattgatgaGCCATTTTTTGAGGTTTGGGAAGAGGTAATAGTCCGAGGGAGCCAAATCGGGTGAATAAGGTGAATGGGGAAGCACTTGGAGTCCTAAATCGTTGATTTTAGCCATGGTTCTCACTTTCGTATTTTTGGTCTGGATTCAGCAAACGCGGCACCCAACGGCAGGATAATTTTTTCATGTGCAAAATCTCGCCCAAAATATGTCCTGTACGCTCATTATTAATCCTTGTGGCCTCTGCTAGCTCGcggatttttattttctggtCAGCCAATAccatttcatgtttttttttgacattttccTGTGTAACCTCTTCGGAGGGCCTGCCACTGCGGACTTCATCGGTAGTGGAGGTTCGGCCACCAAGAAAATCTCGTAACCAATATTTCGCGGTGTAATCTGAAGGAGCATGAGCCGCATAGTATTTATCCAACTTTTCTTTAGTTTCCGTCGCTGTTTTGCCTCtcaaaaaataatgttttatgaGGAAACGAAAATCGTTTTCTTCCATGGTCAACATGGTGTCAAACACATCAAAAATTATCAGCtgtcaaaacaaaactaagGGCTGTATCGCTCTGAATTTCAACATGGGTACCTAAATATGAATGGACTATAAGGAACGACAATAATTTTTGCTAGCAGCGCATTTAGGTGGTCAAGGAGGTTACTTTTCAGCCCACCTAGTATGTACGTCAGTGTTTAGCTTTCACTGCTCTTCAGTGACTTGTTAGATGTTAATAGATGTTTGGCATTGGAAGTGGGTGAACTGATCTCCTATTTGGTGGCACGCATAATTTTTCTTTGAATTAAAGTAACCTGGTTTACTGGTAAATGTCAAAATGACATCTGGCGGCAGGCAGCTGGCAGTTTCTCAATGCTCCCACTCATTTATACCCAAAAGTCGGCAAATAAATGACATTGGCAAAGAGCCACTTTTGCAATGCCCGTTCTAAGatggcaattaaatttaaaatggcaTGTTATGAGGAGAGGAAGCGGAGCAGAAGATGCAgatgtgctctctctcttaaatAGCAATGTTTGCAGCGATATGAAGTTTTCGTTtgatttaaacattttttgtagGCGCTATTTCCTTTTATAGTCTGAACACTCCAATAGACATATGTAAGTGGATATgtacttaaataattttttttcgttcgaATTTGTCTATACCATTAAAATTTGAGTATCACTTCCATATTGGAGATTGTTACTGCTGTTAAAAGTCAATCttcacacaacaaaaatatgcattaaataaaatcaaacttactacaaactttttttgtgATAACCaatccaaaataaaataatctatttaagtataaaaaaaaaacagacaaattTAGATAGATTATAGTATATAACGGTTAGCTAGTTTCTGTAAGTTCTTTGAACAGTCATTGTTGTTTCACTTGGTACATTTTTCAGAAGCTGCacattaataacatttttgttagTACAAAAAAGCGtgacaattttttaaaattgtatcaTATTTAAGAATTCGGCTCAATAGGCTGTGAGATTGTACTTTCATCATCGTTCGGCTTCACCACAATAAGATGACCAAAAGTCTTGTGCAACCAAGTACGTTGATCAACGACTTccttattaaaatgaataatttgacCTGCAGTGCAGTcagaaaaatatacatatagtaaaGCTTAAGAATTAAAAGTGACCTCTCGATGCTGACACTTACCAAGTATTGAATTGTTATTTCTTTGCGTTGAATTGATCGACAAGCTGAGCACTTCAAAGGCCCAACGGAATGCCTGTTTAATAGCCATAATACGATTGGTGGCACGACCGATATTGTTTTCTAAATTCAATGGATCAGGTAGAAATATTTGCGAGATGGATGTCAAGGGAGCTCTACGATAACTGCCGCCATTCTCTACGGAgatttgaatatttgtgtAGCTAAAACGGCTTCCATACAGCTCGAAGAATTCCAAGAGCAACACACCAAGATTTGCTGTACTAGCCACTACTTTGCGCGGATGCAATTGCAGAAAGCTGACGCACATAATGGTTAATGAATATGACGAGATGCCACCGCTGAAGACTTCGTTTAGGCCACGTTGCTGCAGAAATTGCTTTACCACCATCACAAGCTTGCCAAGCACAGGATATTCTcgtttaaacaatttgattaGCTCGGCGGAATGTACGCCACTTGCCATATTGAAGGATATGTCTACTTTTATCTTGGTTTCGCAATCGACGAACTTAATTATCGGCACTTGAGCCATGTCTAATACATGCATTGTTCTGCTCTCGGCAAATCTGCGGGCAATCAGCTCAGACTCCAAGGTGCGCAGAGGCAGCTTCTCCCATAGAcctgcaaaataataaaaaattagtgCCAAATAATATGTCTCTTCTGTTGCTCACCTATGATAACAATATCGATGTCCGAGTTGGGCAAAAGTAGCCCAGTGCGAAAAGAACCAAAGATCTCAACTACAGCCAGCGGCCACAAATTGTGAACCATGGCCTCAATTCGTTTTACAAGTTCATTGCGAACCACGTGCTCACAAGGCGTAGGCAATATATATTGATAGTAATGATTGATCTCCTCATGCAGTCCAATTACACCGTCactgtagttgtagttttcCTTTCGCCACGGAAAAAAGTTTGGTCATagacattattatttttttataataataaacccTTAAGACTTCAGCGAATTTCGCACACAAAATGTTTCCAATTAGAGATGAACGATTATCTTAAATTTATCACGCACGACTATTTATCgatcaatttaataaataatcgCAAAGTCGTGAGTACGCAACATCGTCAATTAATTCATGAAAAACGATTGGAagtaaataatataagaaataatatatagaaatataatagaaataaataaataaatatttatttatttctattatatttcttatattcgaattctaaaatatagaatatagtaTGGAAACCAGCGATACCAAACACAAGCTTGTTGATGGGCGGACaagcaaaatcaatttttgaaTCAACATGAATTAATCGGAAACCCCAAACACATATTAATATGTTGGACTACTAATGaaataaactaataatatGAAGATgatagaaaaaagaaaaataataatatatgcaaataagtAATTAAGTTCTAGAtagatattttaatattaacgTTTTAAGTTGAGGAACAGATTCACTTAAGCAAATTACGTCATAGAGTTGATTGTAATACCCACACAGAATACGgaagaaattaatatattttattatattatatttcaaatgattgaattaaaatgaattggaatttacaaaaaattaatatgctaTGGCAAGCGTAACAATGAACATATTTAATTCTtccaataatttttaatatgaatgtgacaaaataattattcaattgaaaaatgtattatacCAGCTACACATGTGGTacaagggtattataattttgtgccgacaggaagAGTATTCAACAGGCAAAAgaagctttagctttagctttggctttatATAAACTTTTGATCAGCTGAGACGATATATCCGTATATCAGCCTTTCTGTTTGATAGCATTTTTTATGACAGCGTCTTTTATAACATATTAGCTTATTTCAGAAATTTATTTCCGTTTATTAATTCTTTgtattatgtttttattaaaaatgggtggCGGGTATGGAACTATCGAGTAAagtcgactgcagctttcttacttattgtCAATGCTAATTTGGGGTCAACCGTGGATTGACAATTTAAGTCACATTCGTTAACTAATTGCTGGCAGTTCAATGCCATTAAAATGCCAATCAAGTATTAAAACTCCACATGAATTAACATTTGGAACGTAATTATGATAATTGCCGTAAATTGCATATGccgaaaaaaaatggaaaacacaaaacaacgGCTGCAGGAAGCCATAGGAACTAAACTGAATATGACAAAAGGGGAAAGGAAGGAACGAAAAAATTCCAGCTATTGTCTCAGCCACGCTACAGGGTGGCTCAAGAGATTGTTGGATTTTTGCATGTGAGTGCCGAGCATCGAGTACCGCCCATCGTCGCAATGAAACGCTTCCGCCCACTCTTATGCACACTCCCACGCACACGCCCACATTCGCATCCACGCCCACTGTATTAGGAAGCCGGTGAAAACACATGGGAATAAACGGCTGAGACTTGGATTTCAACACCAAACTTATTACAGATTCTGACGTTGAAATTACTTAATCAAAGTTGGATTATCTGCAGTGCAACCCAGAGCGAAAGTAAACAGGAGGAAgagatttgaaatttttcgaTGGAGCAGGGGAATGGTCTGGACATTGTATGGCtttcatttgaattaaaaCCGCCGGCGCCCGAAAGTCGGCAGCAAGTTTGACAGACTTCCAGCACCAAGAGCAAGCCCAAGCctaagagcaacagcaacagcaacagcatggGGCATTTGGCATACATACTATGTACTAtaataagtataagtataaaccaacacacatacagccATTACAGGCTCAGCtgaactaaattaaattccatGTCTAATGCTCGCACAAGGATTAGGCCAAACAACGCCTTCGTCGCCTCATTGCCTCATTGCATCACCTCGTTGCCTCGCTGTCTCCCCCAGCCACAGATGggttatattaaataattttccgACGGCTTCACaagctcactctctctctcacacatagacacacacacagacacttaGAGAAGGACTCGCAGGACACATATGGCATGAATTCATTCATTGTTTTGCATCGAGTGGAGTGCCTGGCTGGCTGTCCCAGCAGTATCAGCAGCACTCGTAGCCACAGATTAAAGTCTCCCGTGGTGAACTTAATATAAAAGCGCAGGACGAGCCCAGccaggacaacgacaacgacaacgatgccAAGAGAGACTATTTAGCTAGGTAGAATGTTCGGCTCAAATCTTTTTTCGAGTGCGAGACATTAGCAGCattagaacaacaacaacaactacagcttGACTGGCACACAGATAACGCATATGCTTACTTGTGTTGGACTAACACGACTTACTTATATGTGGTACAGGACTATAGTATTGCATGGCGCAGAAACCGAAAGCCCTTGTAACCCTGCCTACATCTCCTCTGCCCTCGCTACCCCTTCTAATTCCattggccaacaaaaaaactttggCCAGAGCAAAGAGCTCGCCAAGCGCCAAATAATCAAAGGACTTAAGTCGGCTCAGCCGTTCAAAAGCGCCGCAGCTTTTAGGGTGGAGAGTAtccaataacaaaaaaaaaagaatcctGCATAAACGCGGGGGGCATCTTGGGAGTTTAGTGTATATTCCTACAATTTTTGTAGTTACTGCGTCACACGACAGTCTAGAGCGTGATTAAAGTCCTATAACCGGCAGAACTAACGCGATTCTAAAATGTCacttgaaatattatataaccatctattaatatataatattaataagcAATTctctaatatatttaaaaaaaataaattgccaaTTAAATGATATAATATAACGTATAATGTTGTAAATGCTTAACTATTatctaaactaaaaaaatttgtaaaatcaagattttgtTCTTAAAACAACGAATATTTCAAGAACATTTAATCACGGTTGCCACTTTTGgtacaaatgtaccaaaactggtacattttttatgcgttgGTACATTGGATCACTTTTTTCATATTGGTACCATTTCAATATGCCTAGtctagtatttaaatttttcataaaattttatgttcacacatattttttttacaaatgGCTCTGTTCCACCAGACATCAattgtgaaaatatatatgcgcCAATGTAAGGCCCATCACAACGTAAACAGTTATATATTGTGAATCACAATTTATGATTCAGCCAAATTTCTAAGCGAAAAAGATCTTTCCATAGTGAAAAcctttgaaaatttatataatggCGATCCTGATGATATAATATCCCAATGGAACCAACTCCGACTTTCTTTTAATCagggaaaagaaaaagatattCGTTTATTTTGGACAgacattgaaattaaaaaaaaaacggtgTTGACGAACCGTTGATCAGGagcttaataaaattaatcaacAACTTGATTTCGTTGCCACACAGCGCTGGTGCTGCAGGGCGAAAGTTTTTTGAAATTTCGTtaatgaaaactaaattacCAAACAAATTAGAATTTAAGACACTAAATAACATAATGTATTGCAAGGAATTGATTGATTGTAAAGACCTTCACTACAAATACATACTaacaaaatatagtattaaaaaacaccgaaaataaaaataaaaaataaaaaaaatttgtttgctgttttttgctaaaattggtgcattttttcaaaattttggtacacaaaatttgttttggaATGGCAACCGTGCATTTAATATAAGGCCGAAGATCTTATTGTTAAGAACAAATTGTATAGTTTTAGGGtcaaaaatgatattataaaaaaatattttattatattttgttttttattttactacttttttatacccattgggtagaagggtattgtaactttgtgccggcaggaaatgtatgtaacaggtagaaggaggcatctccgaccctataaagtgtatatattcttgatcagcgtcaacagccgagacgatctagccatgtccgtctgtccgtctgtgtgtctgtccgtctgtccgtatgaaacactggatctcagagcCTATAAGAGATGGAgctatatattattttttttcgacagcatttgttatgtttgcacgcagatcaagtttgtttcaaattttttgccacgcccacttccgccccgcagtaaaaaaaaaatcgaataattttaaagctagagttgcaatatataattactactatagtagttatgattcctgaaaatttggttgcgatcagataaaaattgtggaagttattaaagaaatacttttgtgtgggcaaaatcgcctacttactaggggtcttagttgctttggctgacaatctggtatattgtgccgtctttggtatattttgaatgcggtactatgtcgatataccaaatataccatttgacatatttttagtattttttgcagtatatttggtatattttgagaataataccgcaaaatatatttcttttatttaaaatgggtagcgagtatctctcTCGAgtatactcgactgtagctttcttacttgtttttattattttaccaTTTTATGAGTTatgttataatatttataatcgATTCACGCAGCATTTGAACGCAGGGCCTCTTCTCTTAGATTGACATGAAGAATGATTCGCAATAAACGAAAACACTTTATAGAAATTTCTATGAATGGAATTTTTGTAACCTAAATCAagaattttagttttctttttcaaatttttaagacgaatattcttgatttaaaaactttgttttttcactgtatatacttatttatttggacTGTGAGCTAAAAGGGTTTCTCCAATATCGAATGTGCATAAAGTTAACATTTCTGTTTATTGATCAGTTTAATGGCTTCTGCTCTTGAAGTAATAAGTTGCAATTAGAACTGTCCACTGTACCGCATTTAAGTGTGATTTAAATGGAATACCCAGCAGAGTAGAGTTTTGTGTATCAATGCCaagaacatttaaaatgcactTGATGATCAAACTCGACATGAGAACAAACATTGGAGCGTAGTGCCAGAGTCTGGAATAGAATCGTCgaaaaatgaatgcaaatgGAGATCCATTCTCAGCCAAGTCTAGCTGAATGTTATTAATGTGCAATCCGTCGCCATCGCCGTTATGGGCTCCATTTGGTCGAACTTCGTGGGTAATTGGTTGTCGTAATCCACCAGTCTCTTCTTGATGGGCTTGCTCCTCGTCCAACGCATCCCGCAGACCTGCGGGTTGTTGCAGAAAGGCAAAAACTATATGATCATCCGGTAAATCCATctattttctgaatttttcacttttaaaatttatgtttcGTTTTGAGTTGTTTCGAAATGAAGTCTGATTTGTGAAAATTAATAGTTGTTTAATAATGCCATTCCTCTTtgttttaagaaattaaatattatctcTGTTATATGAATAACTTTGTATGCGGATACACATTcatggttttttgttttcaatttaatgagATTCATCAACAAAGCCGCATTTTTAATGAAGCAAAAAAACGGCAATTACTCACATTTATCAACACTATTTGCATGATGATATGAGAGTGCCTTATAGGAGGCTGTTGGGTAGAGAGTGCAGCCAGAATGCCGAGCACAAAATCgcttaaatgcaaaactcattaaaataattgcaaaatgcaaaagtatAACAAACTCGTAGAAGGCTGAAGCGAGGGAGTATGACAGAGATGGGGTAGATGGAAACACAGAACGCACACTCATTAAACCAaccataaataattaacaaaacaatttattttcaaggATATATGAAGTGAGTGGTCTCCCTCCTCCTTCCTTCCACTGGCTGTCCCCTTGTCTATAATTGCGCCGCATTATCCCTGAGACTGAGAGAATGCATTCCGTACGCTCTATGCAAACTTCAAAGCTCATTTATGTGAGCGTCTGACGATGA
This DNA window, taken from Drosophila nasuta strain 15112-1781.00 chromosome 2L, ASM2355853v1, whole genome shotgun sequence, encodes the following:
- the LOC132797105 gene encoding non-canonical poly(A) RNA polymerase protein Trf4-1-like, with product MVHNLWPLAVVEIFGSFRTGLLLPNSDIDIVIIGLWEKLPLRTLESELIARRFAESRTMHVLDMAQVPIIKFVDCETKIKVDISFNMASGVHSAELIKLFKREYPVLGKLVMVVKQFLQQRGLNEVFSGGISSYSLTIMCVSFLQLHPRKVVASTANLGVLLLEFFELYGSRFSYTNIQISVENGGSYRRAPLTSISQIFLPDPLNLENNIGRATNRIMAIKQAFRWAFEVLSLSINSTQRNNNSILGQIIHFNKEVVDQRTWLHKTFGHLIVVKPNDDESTISQPIEPNS